The Candidatus Arthromitus sp. SFB-mouse-Japan genome includes a region encoding these proteins:
- a CDS encoding glycoside hydrolase family 31 protein produces the protein MEQLKYREHLNQKFKSYKGNSLIYEKFISKGNVTTIIYNSRKVCVEYINQNIVSIFIAGICDEKSNTNSTVLKSEDITLTIHNIEDEIVISGDKIITCINKIDSRVMFKDISGKILCEDFEPSFKDEDGCVYISKIDDCYAYYGFGEKGGDLNKKGYYIENFNIDDPETDDESLVYYKTIPFYVALNDQKTYGIFFDNSFRSFFDMGKSYEDRIFFGAIGGHIQYNFILGKNIKKVICEYANLTGKMDMPPLWSLGYQQNRFSYMNSKEILNVVNTFKDKEIPIDVIYFDIDYMDGFRVMTFKVPEFEDAKSLIKTLKDKGIRTITILDPGVKVDENYNIYKNGIEGDHFVKNPDGTVYIGAVWPNDSSFPDFSNKQSREWWKSELKKFISDYNIDGIWNDMNEPCVFNNDFKTIPENCIHNSDYGVLEHKEFHNRYGFEMSRCSYEAQEELNPNLRSFSMSRAIYSGGQRYTSVWTGDNMSLWSQLRMSISMNCNLGISGFSFVGNDVGGFSLDCDEELFIRWMQVGTFLPIFRNHSNKYTRRQEPWSFGFRAEKIARNAIELRYRLIPYIYTCFYESHKYGLPMFRPLIMEYQNDINVINMKEEFMIGNSILIAPVLHKSEIYKTVYLPKGKWYDFMTNKIYNGGQRYRLKCDLNTVIIFIREGSIIPTYEEKYLNTKNRPNTVTFNVYGNVAEGTYYYDDGITNEYRNGKYNFKVIKVNMKEVIEHFLNKGLDYEEQSKYVFI, from the coding sequence ATGGAACAATTAAAGTATAGAGAGCATTTAAATCAAAAATTCAAATCATATAAAGGCAACTCTCTTATTTATGAAAAATTTATTTCAAAAGGTAACGTAACAACTATAATTTATAATTCTAGAAAAGTTTGTGTGGAATACATTAATCAAAATATTGTATCTATATTTATTGCTGGTATTTGCGATGAAAAATCAAATACAAATTCAACTGTATTAAAAAGTGAAGACATAACTCTTACAATCCATAATATAGAAGATGAAATAGTTATATCTGGAGATAAAATAATAACGTGCATTAACAAAATTGACTCAAGAGTTATGTTTAAAGATATTTCTGGCAAAATTTTATGCGAAGATTTTGAACCATCATTTAAAGATGAAGATGGATGTGTTTATATTTCAAAAATTGATGACTGTTATGCTTACTATGGATTTGGAGAAAAAGGTGGAGATTTAAATAAAAAGGGTTATTATATAGAAAATTTTAATATTGATGATCCAGAGACAGATGATGAATCATTGGTTTATTATAAAACAATACCTTTTTATGTTGCATTGAACGATCAAAAAACTTATGGAATATTTTTTGATAACAGCTTTAGAAGTTTTTTTGATATGGGTAAAAGTTATGAAGATAGAATATTTTTTGGAGCTATAGGTGGTCATATACAATACAACTTCATATTAGGTAAAAATATAAAAAAAGTTATTTGTGAATATGCAAATCTTACAGGTAAAATGGATATGCCACCATTATGGAGTCTCGGATATCAACAAAATAGATTTAGTTATATGAATAGTAAAGAAATTCTTAATGTAGTAAATACATTTAAAGATAAGGAAATTCCGATTGATGTAATCTACTTTGATATAGATTATATGGATGGTTTTAGAGTTATGACTTTTAAAGTTCCAGAGTTTGAAGATGCTAAATCACTTATAAAAACTTTAAAAGATAAAGGAATTAGAACTATAACAATATTAGATCCTGGAGTAAAAGTTGATGAAAATTATAATATTTATAAAAATGGTATAGAAGGTGATCATTTTGTAAAGAATCCTGATGGCACTGTATATATTGGAGCTGTATGGCCTAATGATAGTTCCTTTCCTGATTTTTCAAATAAACAATCGAGGGAATGGTGGAAGAGTGAACTCAAAAAATTTATATCTGACTATAATATAGATGGAATTTGGAATGATATGAATGAACCATGTGTATTTAATAATGATTTTAAAACTATACCTGAAAATTGTATACATAATAGTGATTATGGTGTTTTAGAGCATAAGGAGTTTCATAATAGATATGGATTTGAAATGAGCAGATGTTCCTATGAAGCACAAGAAGAATTAAATCCAAATTTAAGAAGTTTTTCTATGAGTAGAGCCATATATTCTGGTGGTCAAAGATATACATCAGTTTGGACTGGAGATAATATGAGTTTATGGAGTCAACTTCGGATGTCCATATCTATGAATTGTAACTTAGGAATTAGTGGTTTTTCTTTTGTTGGGAATGACGTTGGGGGATTTTCGCTAGATTGTGATGAGGAATTATTTATAAGGTGGATGCAAGTTGGAACATTTCTTCCTATTTTTAGGAATCATTCAAATAAATATACAAGAAGGCAGGAGCCATGGTCTTTTGGTTTTAGAGCTGAGAAAATAGCAAGGAATGCTATAGAACTTAGATACAGATTAATACCTTATATCTATACATGTTTTTATGAATCTCATAAATATGGTCTTCCTATGTTTAGGCCTCTAATCATGGAATATCAAAATGATATAAATGTTATTAATATGAAAGAAGAATTTATGATTGGAAATTCTATATTAATTGCTCCTGTATTGCACAAGAGTGAAATATATAAAACTGTTTATCTTCCGAAGGGTAAATGGTATGATTTTATGACTAATAAAATTTATAATGGTGGGCAGAGATACAGATTAAAATGTGATTTAAATACAGTCATTATTTTTATTAGAGAGGGAAGTATAATACCAACTTATGAAGAAAAGTATTTAAATACTAAAAACAGACCAAATACTGTAACTTTTAATGTTTATGGAAATGTTGCAGAAGGGACTTATTATTATGATGATGGAATAACAAATGAATATAGAAATGGAAAATATAATTTTAAAGTAATTAAGGTAAATATGAAAGAAGTTATTGAACATTTTTTAAATAAGGGACTTGATTATGAGGAACAATCAAAATATGTTTTTATATAA
- the pdxT gene encoding pyridoxal 5'-phosphate synthase glutaminase subunit PdxT codes for MKIGVLSVQGAFIEHENVLNNLGIECFEIRQKSHMNNEIDGIILPGGESTVMRKLLYELDIFDDIRERILIGFPVMGTCAGAILLAERIEDQNDICFGTIPMTIKRNAYGRQIGSFAIEHEVKGIGIFPMRFIRAPYISYVDPKAKILSKVDNKIVGVEYGNQIALSFHPELTKDNRIHKYFLDKCYKFKSE; via the coding sequence ATGAAAATAGGAGTTTTATCTGTACAAGGGGCTTTTATTGAACATGAAAATGTACTTAATAATCTTGGAATAGAATGTTTTGAGATAAGACAAAAATCTCATATGAATAATGAAATTGATGGGATAATATTACCAGGCGGTGAAAGCACGGTGATGAGAAAACTTTTATACGAGCTTGATATATTTGATGATATTAGAGAAAGAATATTAATAGGATTTCCTGTTATGGGAACTTGTGCTGGAGCTATACTTCTTGCAGAAAGAATTGAAGATCAGAATGATATATGTTTTGGTACTATTCCGATGACAATAAAGAGGAATGCATATGGAAGACAAATTGGAAGTTTTGCCATAGAGCATGAAGTTAAAGGTATTGGAATTTTTCCAATGAGATTCATACGAGCACCTTATATATCTTATGTAGATCCTAAAGCTAAAATTTTAAGTAAAGTTGATAATAAGATTGTTGGCGTTGAGTATGGAAATCAAATTGCATTATCTTTTCATCCAGAATTAACAAAAGATAATAGGATACATAAGTATTTTTTAGATAAATGTTATAAATTCAAATCTGAATAA